One stretch of Paenibacillus sp. AN1007 DNA includes these proteins:
- the galE gene encoding UDP-glucose 4-epimerase GalE, which translates to MAILVTGGAGYIGSHTVAALLERGEEVVVLDNLQTGHREALLGGKLYEGDLRDKELLAKLFAENSIDAVIHFAANSLVGESMKEPAKYYDNNVFGTLCLLEAMNEANVRRIVFSSTAATYGEPEKVPIEESDRTEPTNVYGETKLMMERMMSWFDKVQDIKYVSLRYFNAAGAHESGKIGEDHQPESHLIPLVLQTALKQRSHIAVFGDDYATEDGTCIRDYIHVSDLADAHLRAVDYLRKGENSNVFNLGNGTGFSVKQVIETAKKVTGLDIPVVQEPRRAGDPAVLVASSAKARSVLGWNPKWTNLEDVIQSAWNWHQSRPEGYGKN; encoded by the coding sequence ATGGCAATTTTGGTGACAGGTGGAGCAGGATATATCGGTTCTCATACGGTGGCAGCATTGCTTGAACGCGGCGAAGAGGTTGTTGTACTGGATAACCTGCAGACAGGACATCGGGAGGCGCTGCTGGGCGGTAAACTGTACGAAGGTGATCTTCGTGACAAGGAGCTTTTGGCGAAACTGTTTGCGGAAAATTCAATTGATGCCGTCATTCACTTTGCAGCGAACTCGCTGGTTGGGGAAAGTATGAAGGAGCCAGCGAAGTACTACGACAACAACGTATTCGGTACACTCTGCTTGCTGGAAGCAATGAATGAAGCCAATGTACGCCGCATTGTCTTCTCTTCAACAGCAGCAACTTACGGTGAGCCTGAGAAAGTGCCGATCGAAGAGAGCGACCGTACCGAGCCTACCAATGTTTATGGAGAAACCAAATTGATGATGGAGCGCATGATGTCCTGGTTCGACAAAGTGCAGGATATCAAATACGTTTCCCTGCGTTACTTCAATGCAGCTGGCGCACACGAAAGCGGCAAAATTGGTGAAGACCATCAGCCGGAGAGTCACCTGATTCCGCTTGTGCTGCAAACCGCATTGAAACAGCGTTCGCATATCGCCGTATTCGGAGATGATTATGCAACAGAAGACGGCACATGTATCCGTGACTATATCCATGTTAGCGATCTGGCGGATGCGCATCTGCGTGCCGTAGATTACCTGCGCAAAGGGGAGAACAGCAACGTATTTAACCTAGGTAACGGTACTGGCTTCTCGGTAAAACAAGTGATTGAAACCGCGAAAAAAGTGACCGGTTTGGATATCCCGGTTGTTCAGGAACCACGTCGTGCGGGTGACCCTGCTGTGCTGGTGGCATCGTCTGCAAAAGCCAGATCCGTTCTGGGCTGGAACCCGAAATGGACAAACCTCGAAGACGTGATTCAAAGCGCATGGAACTGGCATCAATCCCGTCCAGAAGGCTACGGAAAAAACTAG
- a CDS encoding UDP-glucose--hexose-1-phosphate uridylyltransferase, translated as MSQTQPGAEATERTHEQQEALHAIERLVAFALQKKLIEEADYDYSRNLLMEQFGFSEPYAGEPDAAIPDGPQTMLDTLIDYGYTIGLIPENSDTFRDLLDAKIMGHLMARPSEVIRAFRHTEQTEGIEAATSQFYDLSINSNYIRMDRVSKNVYWTQDTAYGEMEITINLSKPEKSPKEIAMAKLLPPPVYPKCQLCRENVGYAGRVNHPARQNLRVIPLQLNNEPWLFQYSPYVYYNEHCIIFHHDHVPMKLTKDTLRRLLAFVQEYPHYFIGSNADLPIVGGSILTHDHFQGGRHTFAIQNAQPEAVFRHAGAPGLTLSLVKWPMSVMRLHSHDPAELLEAGNAVYEAWKVYSDSAVEIEAFSEIDGEKVPHNTVTPIVRRSADGGFEMDLVLRNNRTNDEHPEGIFHPHREMHHLKKENIGLIEVMGLAILPGRLKQELDGIADILAGNTQLAEAAQAADHELNKHLPWTEALKQEHGSSLTKEEAVALVQKQVGLKFSEILEHAGVYKHDEAGRQAFRRFVSSMGYTE; from the coding sequence ATGTCACAGACTCAACCTGGAGCAGAGGCCACAGAGCGTACACACGAGCAGCAGGAAGCACTGCATGCCATTGAGCGTCTGGTCGCATTTGCCTTACAGAAAAAGCTGATCGAGGAAGCAGATTACGATTACAGCCGCAATCTGTTGATGGAACAGTTCGGCTTCTCAGAACCGTACGCCGGTGAACCGGATGCAGCCATTCCTGATGGTCCACAGACGATGCTGGATACCCTGATTGATTATGGATACACAATTGGACTTATTCCTGAGAACAGCGACACGTTCCGTGATCTGCTGGATGCAAAAATTATGGGTCATCTGATGGCGCGTCCATCGGAAGTTATCCGTGCATTTCGTCATACCGAACAGACTGAAGGCATTGAGGCGGCAACATCGCAATTTTACGACTTGTCCATTAACTCCAACTATATCCGGATGGACCGTGTCTCCAAGAACGTCTACTGGACACAGGATACTGCTTATGGCGAGATGGAGATTACGATTAACCTGTCCAAACCGGAGAAAAGCCCAAAGGAAATTGCTATGGCGAAGCTGCTTCCACCCCCGGTATATCCAAAATGTCAGCTGTGTCGTGAAAATGTAGGTTATGCTGGTCGGGTCAATCACCCGGCCCGCCAGAACCTGCGTGTCATTCCGCTGCAGCTTAACAATGAGCCGTGGTTGTTCCAGTACTCGCCGTACGTGTACTATAATGAACACTGCATTATTTTCCATCATGATCATGTGCCGATGAAACTGACGAAGGATACGCTGCGCAGACTGCTTGCATTTGTTCAGGAATATCCGCATTATTTTATCGGGTCTAACGCCGATCTTCCGATCGTAGGCGGTTCGATTCTGACTCATGATCACTTCCAAGGTGGACGTCATACGTTCGCCATTCAAAATGCACAGCCTGAGGCGGTTTTCCGTCACGCGGGTGCACCTGGGTTGACACTCAGCCTTGTTAAATGGCCGATGTCTGTGATGCGTCTTCATTCGCATGATCCTGCGGAACTGCTCGAAGCGGGTAATGCCGTTTACGAAGCTTGGAAAGTGTACAGCGATTCTGCAGTAGAGATCGAAGCATTTAGTGAGATCGATGGGGAAAAGGTGCCTCACAACACGGTAACGCCGATTGTTCGCCGCAGTGCGGATGGCGGTTTTGAGATGGACCTTGTTTTGCGTAACAACCGTACAAATGATGAGCATCCGGAAGGCATTTTCCACCCTCACCGGGAAATGCATCATCTGAAGAAAGAAAATATCGGTCTGATTGAAGTCATGGGACTTGCTATTTTGCCGGGTCGCCTGAAGCAGGAGCTGGACGGCATTGCCGACATTTTGGCAGGAAATACACAGCTTGCAGAAGCTGCTCAGGCGGCAGATCATGAGCTGAACAAACACTTACCGTGGACAGAAGCGTTGAAGCAGGAACATGGCTCCAGCTTGACGAAGGAAGAAGCGGTTGCCCTTGTGCAGAAGCAGGTTGGCTTGAAATTTTCCGAAATTTTGGAGCACGCAGGTGTGTATAAACATGATGAAGCTGGGCGTCAGGCATTCCGCCGTTTCGTAAGCAGCATGGGATATACAGAGTAA
- a CDS encoding MSMEG_1061 family FMN-dependent PPOX-type flavoprotein, translating to MEKQPLNLPLISDAKELKSMVGESSERVRNKVIPFVDSHVQKFIAKSPLFFLSTSDQNGKCDVSPRGGDPGFVHVMDPYRLVYPERPGNRRIDSLLNILSDPGVGMLFAIPGLNEVLRINGTACITKDEEFIAGMNWSGKTIGAAVIVEVEECFIHCPRAFSQAGLWDTETWANSEDLPSVSELLQAHLQINGLN from the coding sequence GTGGAAAAGCAGCCGCTTAACCTTCCATTGATCTCGGATGCCAAGGAACTCAAAAGCATGGTAGGAGAATCGAGCGAACGCGTACGTAACAAAGTAATCCCATTTGTTGATTCGCATGTTCAGAAGTTTATCGCTAAGTCACCTTTATTTTTCTTGTCCACTTCGGATCAGAATGGGAAATGTGATGTATCACCCCGCGGGGGAGACCCTGGATTCGTCCATGTAATGGACCCCTACAGACTGGTTTATCCTGAACGCCCAGGGAACCGCCGAATCGATTCCTTATTGAACATTTTATCGGACCCGGGTGTAGGTATGCTGTTTGCAATTCCGGGATTAAACGAGGTGCTGCGCATTAACGGAACAGCATGTATCACGAAGGATGAAGAATTCATTGCAGGTATGAACTGGAGTGGTAAAACGATTGGAGCAGCCGTCATTGTGGAAGTGGAGGAATGTTTCATTCATTGTCCAAGGGCCTTCAGTCAAGCCGGGTTATGGGATACTGAAACATGGGCAAACTCAGAAGATTTGCCATCCGTTAGCGAGCTGCTGCAGGCGCATCTTCAGATCAACGGGTTGAACTAA
- a CDS encoding iron-containing alcohol dehydrogenase, which yields MRSFQFYNPTRLIFGKGQLEALKTEVPKYGKRVLLVYGGGSIKRSGLYEQVLGLLQEIGAEVTELAGVEPNPRLSTVHKGVDLCKTNDIELILAVGGGSVLDCAKAIAVGAKYDGDMWDFAQRKAAAQDALPLGTVLTMAATGSEMNSGSVITNQETQEKLGWGSAYSFPAFSILDPVNTYTVPKDQTVYGMVDMMSHVLEHYFHLDPNTPVQLGFCETILRTVMEAAPRLVEDLENYELRETILYCGTMALNGVLNMGLAGDWATHNIEHAVSAVYDIPHGGGLAILFPHWMRHNLDVKVDRFKRLAINVFDVNPEGKSDRQIAEEGIDALSKFWTSIGAPNRLADYDIDDSQIEVMADKAMLFGPFGNFKKLQREDVVSIYKASL from the coding sequence ATGAGATCTTTTCAATTTTATAACCCAACCCGTCTGATCTTCGGTAAAGGCCAGCTGGAAGCACTGAAAACGGAAGTGCCGAAATACGGCAAACGGGTTCTGCTTGTATACGGCGGTGGAAGCATTAAACGCAGCGGACTGTATGAGCAAGTGCTCGGTTTGCTTCAGGAAATTGGAGCAGAAGTGACTGAGCTGGCAGGAGTTGAGCCTAATCCGCGTCTATCCACTGTACACAAAGGCGTAGACCTGTGTAAAACGAATGATATTGAGCTCATTCTAGCCGTTGGCGGCGGAAGTGTACTCGACTGTGCCAAAGCTATTGCTGTTGGAGCTAAATATGATGGGGATATGTGGGACTTTGCGCAGCGTAAAGCCGCTGCACAAGATGCACTTCCGCTGGGCACCGTGCTGACCATGGCAGCTACCGGTTCAGAGATGAACTCGGGGTCCGTTATTACGAATCAGGAAACTCAAGAGAAGCTGGGCTGGGGAAGCGCATATTCCTTCCCTGCATTCTCCATTCTTGATCCTGTAAATACATACACGGTACCGAAGGACCAAACGGTATACGGTATGGTGGACATGATGTCTCACGTATTGGAGCATTATTTCCATCTCGACCCGAACACGCCTGTTCAGCTGGGTTTCTGTGAAACCATTTTACGCACCGTAATGGAAGCAGCCCCACGATTGGTGGAGGACTTGGAAAATTACGAACTACGCGAAACGATTTTGTATTGTGGAACGATGGCGCTTAACGGTGTGCTGAACATGGGGCTGGCAGGAGACTGGGCAACCCATAACATTGAACACGCAGTGTCTGCGGTATATGATATCCCGCACGGCGGAGGACTTGCGATTCTGTTCCCACACTGGATGAGACATAACCTGGATGTGAAGGTAGATCGTTTCAAACGTCTCGCGATTAATGTGTTTGATGTGAACCCTGAGGGTAAATCAGACAGACAGATTGCCGAAGAAGGAATCGATGCGCTGAGCAAGTTCTGGACGTCCATTGGTGCACCGAACCGATTGGCCGATTATGATATCGATGACAGCCAGATTGAAGTTATGGCGGATAAAGCGATGCTGTTTGGACCTTTTGGTAACTTCAAAAAACTGCAGCGTGAAGATGTAGTATCCATCTACAAAGCTTCTCTGTAA
- a CDS encoding protease: MEAIYWGCLIGGAVFAIVSLVLGDLIDGLLDGAFEMPGVDFFKPVVLAGSITAFGGAGILLTRYSSLSVMSNLILSLLIGIAAAMLVFFAYIKPMRNSDVSIGFSMKELSGKIGEITIPVPANGFGEVMIRFASGNTIQTASSFEQLPIAAGARVVVIDVVDGVLRVSEWEKDVLKEV; encoded by the coding sequence ATGGAAGCAATTTATTGGGGATGTCTCATCGGAGGCGCCGTTTTTGCTATTGTAAGCCTTGTACTGGGTGATTTGATTGACGGGCTGCTGGATGGTGCCTTTGAAATGCCTGGTGTTGATTTTTTCAAACCTGTTGTACTTGCAGGGTCCATTACTGCTTTTGGCGGTGCAGGTATTCTGCTAACGCGGTACAGCTCACTCAGTGTGATGTCGAATCTAATCTTATCCCTATTGATCGGTATCGCTGCAGCCATGCTGGTATTCTTCGCATACATTAAACCGATGCGTAACAGTGACGTATCCATTGGTTTCTCGATGAAGGAGTTGTCGGGAAAAATCGGAGAGATCACGATTCCGGTACCTGCGAACGGATTTGGTGAAGTGATGATTCGTTTTGCATCCGGTAACACCATTCAGACCGCATCCAGCTTTGAACAGCTCCCCATTGCGGCGGGAGCACGAGTGGTTGTCATTGATGTGGTGGATGGCGTGCTCCGTGTATCCGAATGGGAGAAAGATGTACTTAAGGAAGTGTAA
- a CDS encoding flotillin family protein yields the protein MTANLDWDVLLIPIVVVGVILILGLAFWARYKTVGPDEAMIVTGSFLGSKNISEDESGRKIKIVRGGGAFILPVFQQSEFISLLSHKLDVSTPEVYTEQGVPVIADGVAIIKVGSAVEDVATAAEQFIGKPVDSLRGEAQEVLEGHLRAILGTMTVEEVYRNRDRFAQEVQGVAARDLKKMGLQIVSFTIKDVRDKQGYLDALGKPRIAAVKRDAEIAEAEAMRDARIQKANAEEQGQKAELLRDTNIAEAAKEKELKVAAFKRDQDTAKAEADQAYHIHEARARQTVVEEQMKVELVRKEREIDLQEKEITVREKQYDAEVKKKAEADRYAVEQAAEADKAKRMREADAVQYSIETQAKATAEQKRLEGQAMADAERAKGTADAEVIRLRGLAEAEAKEKLAEAFQKFGEAAVLDIIVKMLPELAGKIAEPISSIDKLTVVDTGKGEGAARVSNYVTELMSTAPEMLKSVSGIDVEQLIKGLTKTKTPAPVAVHSTEPVKAAPSTIDSIVERSESKE from the coding sequence ATGACAGCTAATTTGGATTGGGATGTATTGTTGATACCTATCGTGGTTGTGGGTGTTATTTTGATTTTGGGATTGGCATTCTGGGCGAGATACAAGACGGTTGGTCCGGATGAAGCCATGATTGTGACAGGTTCATTTCTGGGAAGCAAAAATATTTCAGAAGATGAATCAGGTCGTAAAATTAAAATCGTGCGCGGCGGCGGTGCGTTTATTCTGCCCGTGTTCCAGCAGTCCGAATTTATTTCGTTACTGTCACACAAGCTGGATGTATCTACACCGGAAGTGTACACCGAACAGGGTGTTCCGGTTATTGCAGACGGTGTGGCAATCATCAAGGTTGGAAGCGCTGTAGAGGACGTTGCCACAGCTGCTGAGCAATTTATCGGTAAACCGGTAGATTCACTGAGAGGTGAAGCACAGGAAGTGCTGGAGGGGCATTTACGGGCCATCCTGGGTACGATGACGGTGGAAGAGGTATACCGGAACAGAGATCGTTTTGCACAAGAGGTGCAGGGCGTGGCAGCCCGGGATCTGAAAAAGATGGGTCTGCAGATTGTTTCCTTCACCATCAAGGATGTTCGCGACAAGCAGGGGTATCTGGATGCGCTCGGTAAACCGAGAATCGCAGCTGTAAAGCGGGATGCCGAGATTGCCGAAGCAGAAGCAATGCGGGATGCTCGAATTCAGAAGGCAAACGCAGAGGAACAAGGACAGAAAGCCGAATTGCTGCGTGACACCAACATTGCTGAAGCAGCCAAAGAGAAAGAATTGAAAGTAGCAGCCTTTAAACGTGATCAGGATACTGCCAAGGCGGAAGCCGATCAGGCGTATCATATCCATGAAGCACGTGCGAGACAAACAGTTGTTGAAGAGCAGATGAAAGTTGAACTCGTACGTAAAGAGCGTGAGATCGACCTGCAGGAAAAAGAGATTACGGTTCGTGAGAAACAATATGACGCAGAAGTGAAGAAAAAAGCGGAAGCGGATCGTTATGCCGTTGAGCAGGCTGCGGAAGCAGACAAAGCAAAACGGATGCGTGAAGCCGATGCAGTTCAGTACTCTATCGAGACCCAGGCCAAAGCAACAGCCGAGCAAAAGCGGCTTGAAGGTCAGGCCATGGCGGATGCAGAACGGGCCAAAGGTACAGCCGATGCAGAAGTTATTCGTCTGCGCGGTCTTGCAGAAGCGGAAGCCAAGGAAAAATTGGCTGAGGCGTTCCAGAAGTTTGGCGAAGCTGCAGTACTCGATATCATCGTCAAAATGCTGCCTGAGCTGGCTGGTAAAATTGCTGAGCCAATTTCCTCCATTGACAAGTTGACGGTGGTTGATACAGGTAAAGGTGAAGGGGCTGCACGTGTCAGCAACTATGTAACGGAACTGATGTCGACGGCACCTGAAATGCTGAAAAGTGTATCCGGTATCGACGTGGAGCAGCTGATCAAAGGGCTGACCAAAACGAAAACACCTGCACCAGTGGCTGTCCATTCAACCGAACCTGTGAAAGCAGCTCCGTCAACGATCGACAGCATTGTGGAAAGAAGCGAAAGCAAAGAGTAA
- a CDS encoding PRD domain-containing protein, translating to MSSLHVDKALNNNVIIAQHPEHGEVVVIGKGIGFNRKPSDDIPLTAVEKMFILKNQQEQEQYKQLLPQVDEALIEIINEVITYIAERTDVPLNEHIHIALTDHISFALKRKEQGIVIQNPFLYETREIYPDEYRMGEYAVRLIKERLGVDLGQDEIGFVALHIYSAMTNQNISQVREHSQLITDLVNLVADQLDYSFETQSLDYSRLLTHLRFALERIRRGDKVEELHKLDSLLKLEYPEMYSLAWKLTKVMEKRLKLPVYPAEVGYLTIHLQRLNQRKEEENK from the coding sequence ATGAGCAGCCTGCATGTAGATAAAGCGCTAAATAATAATGTAATTATTGCACAGCATCCTGAGCACGGCGAAGTTGTGGTGATCGGCAAGGGTATCGGCTTTAACCGGAAGCCGAGTGATGACATCCCACTGACCGCTGTGGAGAAGATGTTCATTTTGAAAAACCAGCAGGAACAGGAGCAGTATAAGCAGCTTCTTCCGCAGGTGGATGAAGCTTTAATCGAGATTATTAACGAAGTCATCACGTATATCGCAGAGCGTACGGATGTTCCGCTCAATGAACATATTCATATTGCTTTAACGGATCATATTTCTTTTGCGTTGAAGCGCAAAGAGCAGGGCATTGTCATTCAGAATCCATTTTTATATGAAACAAGGGAAATTTACCCGGACGAATATCGGATGGGCGAATATGCGGTTCGCTTAATTAAGGAAAGGTTAGGCGTGGATCTGGGGCAGGATGAGATTGGTTTTGTTGCGCTGCATATTTACAGCGCGATGACGAACCAGAATATATCCCAAGTGCGCGAGCATTCGCAATTAATTACGGACTTGGTAAATCTGGTTGCGGACCAGCTGGATTATTCTTTTGAAACGCAATCCTTGGACTACTCCCGTCTTTTAACTCATCTTCGGTTTGCCTTGGAGCGCATACGCCGGGGAGACAAGGTGGAAGAGCTTCATAAGCTGGATTCTCTGCTTAAATTGGAGTATCCCGAAATGTACTCGCTTGCATGGAAGCTGACCAAAGTGATGGAAAAACGGTTGAAATTACCCGTTTATCCGGCAGAGGTTGGTTATTTAACCATACATCTGCAGCGGCTGAACCAGCGGAAAGAAGAAGAGAATAAGTGA
- the ptsG gene encoding glucose-specific PTS transporter subunit IIBC: MFKKLFGVLQRVGKALMLPVAILPAAGLLLGIGNMLVNEDFLQYATALDTPWVNSIATIMMNAGQIVFDNLALLFAVGVAVGLAGGEGVAGLAAIIGYLVMNVTLGSAVGVTPAMIGKVPGYASVLGIPTLSTGVFGGIIIGIAAALCYNRFFKIELPSYLGFFAGKRFVPIVTSVVSLLLGLLLVVIWPPIQNGLNTVSHFMVDTSPTLSAFIFGVVERSLIPFGLHHIFYSPFWFEFGEYVNKAGDVIRGDQKIFFSQLRDGVALTAGTFQVGKFPFMMFGLPAAALAMYHEARPEHKKYVAGIMGSAALTSFLTGITEPLEFSFLFVAPILFAVHCIFAGLSFMTMQLLDVKIGMTFSGGFIDFLIFGIIPNRTPWWDVIIVGLILAVIYYFGFRLIIRKFNLKTPGREEASAETASGGSSGSTDDLPHNILEAFGGKENIKHLDACITRLRIEVNEKSNVQKDRLKQLGASGVLEVGNNVQAIFGTRSDTIKSQMQDIIAGRTPAPTPAADVKPTPEEEKAEGEQGERIVAEDIVMPVNGELMDITNVPDPVFAEKMTGDGFAILPHDGTITSPVYGKVFNVFPSKHAVGIMSDGGKEVLVHIGVNTVKLKGQGFNVLVQEGDLVSAGQPIMEVDLEYVKANAPSIISPVIFTNLPEGSTITLKKSGVLKVGDQPIIEIK, encoded by the coding sequence ATGTTTAAAAAGCTTTTTGGTGTACTGCAAAGAGTAGGTAAAGCTCTCATGCTGCCTGTAGCGATCTTGCCAGCCGCAGGTTTGCTGCTCGGAATCGGTAACATGCTGGTAAATGAAGACTTCCTGCAATATGCAACTGCGCTCGACACCCCTTGGGTAAACTCGATTGCAACCATCATGATGAACGCAGGTCAGATCGTATTTGATAATCTGGCATTGCTGTTTGCGGTCGGTGTAGCCGTCGGGCTCGCTGGCGGTGAAGGTGTAGCAGGTCTTGCAGCGATCATCGGTTATCTGGTCATGAACGTGACTTTGGGTTCCGCAGTAGGTGTCACACCTGCCATGATTGGCAAGGTGCCGGGTTATGCAAGTGTCCTGGGTATTCCTACATTAAGCACAGGGGTGTTTGGAGGTATCATTATCGGTATCGCCGCAGCACTGTGTTATAATCGGTTCTTCAAAATTGAACTTCCGTCTTACCTTGGATTCTTCGCAGGTAAACGTTTTGTTCCGATTGTCACGTCAGTAGTCTCTCTTCTGTTAGGGCTGCTGCTTGTAGTCATCTGGCCGCCAATCCAGAACGGATTAAATACGGTTTCTCACTTCATGGTAGATACCAGCCCGACCTTGTCGGCCTTCATCTTCGGTGTCGTAGAGCGGTCACTGATTCCGTTCGGGCTGCATCACATTTTCTACTCCCCATTCTGGTTTGAGTTCGGTGAGTATGTGAACAAAGCCGGCGATGTGATTCGCGGAGACCAGAAGATTTTCTTCAGCCAGCTGCGTGATGGCGTTGCGTTGACTGCGGGAACGTTCCAAGTGGGTAAATTCCCGTTCATGATGTTCGGTTTGCCAGCAGCCGCACTTGCGATGTACCATGAAGCAAGACCTGAGCATAAAAAATATGTGGCAGGTATCATGGGTTCAGCTGCACTGACATCGTTCCTGACAGGGATCACTGAACCACTTGAGTTCTCATTCTTGTTCGTAGCACCAATCTTGTTTGCTGTACACTGTATCTTTGCAGGTTTGTCTTTCATGACTATGCAGCTGCTTGATGTTAAGATCGGGATGACCTTCTCCGGGGGCTTTATTGACTTCCTGATCTTTGGTATCATTCCAAACCGCACGCCATGGTGGGACGTTATTATCGTCGGTCTGATCCTTGCCGTGATCTATTACTTCGGTTTCCGATTAATTATCCGCAAGTTCAATCTCAAAACACCAGGACGTGAGGAAGCATCTGCGGAAACGGCATCCGGCGGTTCTTCAGGTTCCACGGACGATCTGCCTCACAATATCCTTGAAGCCTTTGGCGGCAAGGAGAACATTAAACATCTGGATGCATGTATCACTCGTTTGCGGATTGAAGTCAATGAGAAATCCAATGTGCAGAAAGATCGTTTGAAACAATTGGGTGCATCTGGTGTGCTTGAAGTGGGTAATAATGTTCAAGCCATCTTCGGAACACGTTCCGATACGATCAAATCCCAAATGCAGGATATCATTGCAGGGCGTACGCCTGCACCGACTCCGGCTGCTGATGTTAAACCGACTCCTGAAGAGGAGAAAGCAGAAGGAGAACAAGGTGAACGCATTGTGGCAGAGGATATCGTCATGCCAGTCAATGGTGAGCTGATGGATATTACGAACGTACCTGACCCAGTCTTCGCTGAAAAAATGACAGGTGACGGGTTCGCAATTCTGCCACATGACGGAACGATTACTTCCCCTGTGTATGGTAAAGTATTTAATGTATTTCCAAGCAAACATGCCGTAGGTATTATGTCAGACGGCGGCAAGGAAGTGCTTGTTCACATAGGAGTTAACACGGTGAAACTGAAAGGTCAAGGTTTCAACGTGCTGGTTCAGGAAGGTGACCTTGTATCTGCAGGCCAACCGATTATGGAAGTGGATCTGGAGTACGTGAAAGCAAACGCTCCGTCCATCATTTCTCCAGTGATTTTCACCAACCTGCCAGAAGGCTCCACCATCACGCTGAAGAAGAGCGGCGTGCTCAAAGTTGGCGATCAGCCGATCATTGAGATAAAATAA
- a CDS encoding HPr family phosphocarrier protein: MQQTFRITDEDGIHARPATALVNTANKFKGAESFAEANGKKVTLKSILGVLSLGLEQGDTISIIVEGEGEAEALQALTDVMVNEGLGEINA, encoded by the coding sequence ATGCAACAAACATTCAGAATTACAGACGAAGATGGTATCCACGCACGTCCAGCGACAGCTTTGGTGAATACAGCAAACAAGTTCAAAGGTGCTGAATCCTTCGCAGAAGCTAACGGTAAAAAAGTAACATTGAAATCGATTCTGGGCGTTCTTTCCCTCGGTCTGGAGCAAGGTGACACGATCAGCATTATTGTTGAAGGTGAAGGCGAAGCAGAAGCACTTCAAGCTTTGACTGACGTTATGGTTAACGAAGGGTTGGGCGAAATTAATGCTTAA